In Amphiura filiformis chromosome 2, Afil_fr2py, whole genome shotgun sequence, one DNA window encodes the following:
- the LOC140146544 gene encoding leucine-rich repeat and coiled-coil domain-containing protein 1-like: MYHPPSRSSGLRVRLTGVDLPGSNEAYAPYHDEGASPDHELCLIDAGIKSLLDVPLFGANIQTLNLHCNQIAQIENLEELHTLRHLDLSSNQITAIKGLKSVTLLRTLNLACNGIQAITGLAGLRSLTRLNLSYNKISDVSGLADLHGSSYALSHLELQGNQIGSVEHLITSLRGLVHLTSLTLMHDGSSNPICQLPGYRASVLHSLPRLKVLDGMDRNSRQVVKDGDLDDIPGLEQYLDFLLSSESSTVQGKESILNIVTPRIDQALEKFKQRAVVSSEASTTTDMDAGRGKDVRVTMMKQDNKTGHLAPDIHVAMMKQSTPNVNHERRLEQLEQQLADILERRNQTTAGVVESDSTSPQSRMGNGGKKKSKAAKRDTDETEESDEENVEPNVGKHRHTSRQTSGGAYTKKPGNRKQQKPSRARLKEQTSKTVNVTRPTKKSSDGATTSSPTSGPDVSRYREASRVVPTTADQDAEKLALMQELDGERERRWKAEQAAIRLADHVKDLQSKAQEERELQDVAIQATSRLKHALMNEKETKARLDEQLQLCKDQIKDLSKALESSKNSEEDQRKAMQAMESTATKIETERLQQQAHETKRLQEYQMRAAAVGRELDLVKTQCKQQEGKIQQLQELLANREQEHRHQVDNLYRLDSREIQSVIQRELDREKERGKQDNKLYQERIQTLTKQYSDLENEFRMALQIEADRFRELQEAFQRVTHESASQKKALGTVTDKETRASSMVNELTAMVKEQKGRISEISKAKHEAYANAKDRIETLESHLDEAKRRLVQMDALKQEKSRLASQLVAQESVMEGLKAERKLWGQELAQQGASLAQDRGRLESRIEALNAEVVSLKKQSERENDALKIKTKMVDDQTDTIRKLKEGLVERDSEVKAAREEALQVQRGLEDQLATEQATNQDLNEQVERLTERKEELKQQVSDLQVELDESKRAYRALDNKWKEKGGLIDQLEKQVRQVKQTFDDKEKKLTEERDKALKAERLIAEKMKSMDDAFCQQLQSAERNHQETMQNLTRQKQDEIDQANQRVLQVEGEMRQLLAESANQKKVLEAKVRRLTQAFSDLESDLT, encoded by the exons ATGTATCACCCACCATCAAGGTCATCAGGACTGAGAGTGCGACTGACGGGTGTGGATCTACCAGGGTCTAACGAGGCGTACGCACCCTACCATGATGAGGGCGCTAGTCCAGATCATGAATTATGTCTGATTGATGCAGGCATCAAAAGTCTTTTGGATGTGCCGTTATTCGGCGCGAATATCCAGACGTTAAATCTGCACTGTAACCAGATTGCACAGATTGAAAATTTAGAG GAGTTACACACACTTAGACATCTAGATCTGTCCTCCAATCAAATTACAGCTATTAAAGGTTTGAAGTCAGTGACATTGCTCAGGACATTGAATCTAGCATGTAATGGTATACAAGCTATCACAGGATTGGCCGGTCTAAG GTCCTTGACAAGACTGAATCTATCATACAACAAGATTAGCGATGTAAGCGGTCTTGCTGATTTACACGGATCCAGTTATGCATTAAGCCATCTGGAACTGCAAGGGAATCAGATAGGGTCAGTGGAACACCTGATTACGAGTCTGAGGGGTCTGGTTCATTTGACCAGTCTTACACTGATGCATGATGGGAGTAGCAACCCCATATGTCAGCTTCCAG GATACAGAGCATCTGTTCTACACTCGCTTCCAAGACTGAAGGTGCTAGATGGAATGGATAGGAATAGTAGACAGGTTGTTAAAGATGGCGACTTGGATGATATTCCAG GTTTAGAACAATATTTGGACTTCCTACTAAGTTCTGAATCAAGCACTGTGCAAGGAAAG GAGTCCATCTTAAATATTGTAACACCACGCATAGACCAAGCATTGGAGAAGTTTAAACAGAGAGCTGTGGTGTCATCAGAAGCCAGCACCACTACAGACATGGATGCTGGACGAGGCAAAGATGTTAGAGTAACTATGATGAAACAAGATAATAAG ACTGGTCACCTGGCTCCTGATATTCATGTCGCAATGATGAAGCAATCCACGCCTAACGTAAACCATGAGAGAAGGCTGGAACAGCTGGAGCAACAATTGGCTGATATACTAGAGAGACGAAATCAG ACTACCGCTGGAGTGGTAGAATCAGATTCAACCTCACCTCAGTCAAGGATGGGTAATGGTGGGAAGAAGAAAAGCAAAGCTGCCAAAAGAG ACACTGATGAGACAGAAGAAAGTGATGAAGAGAATGTAGAACCAAATGTTGGGAAACATAGACATACTAGTCGACAAACAAGTGGTGGTGCCTATACCAAGAAACCAGGGAACAGAAAACAACAGAAACCCAGCAGAGCAAGGTTAAAAGAACAAACCAG CAAAACAGTCAATGTTACTAGGCCAACAAAGAAATCCAGTGACGGAGCCACTACAAGTTCTCCTACAAGTGGTCCAGATGTGTCCAGATATCGTGAGGCAAGCAGAGTTGTGCCTACTACGGCTGATCAAGATGCTGAAAAATTG GCCTTAATGCAAGAGTTGGACGGTGAACGAGAGAGAAGATGGAAAGCTGAACAAGCCGCTATAAGATTGGCAGACCATGTCAAAGATTTGCAGAGCAAAG CACAAGAAGAGAGGGAACTACAAGATGTTGCAATACAGGCTACAAGCAGATTAAAACATGCCTTGATGAATGAGAAAGAGACTAAAGCTAGACTGGATGAACAGCTTCAACTATGCAAG GATCAAATCAAAGATTTATCCAAAGCTCTAGAGTCATCTAAAAATTCAGAAGAAGATCAGCGTAAAGCCATGCAGGCAATGGAGAGTACGGCTACTAAGATAGAAACCGAGAGACTTCAACAGCAAGCACATGAG acaaAAAGACTTCAGGAATACCAGATGCGAGCTGCTGCTGTAGGGCGCGAGTTGGATTTAGTTAAAACTCAATGCAAGCAGCAAGAAGGAAAGATACAACAATTACAAGAGTTACTGGCCAATAGGGAGCAGGAACATAG ACATCAAGTAGATAATCTGTACAGATTGGACAGTCGCGAGATCCAAAGTGTCATCCAGAGAGAACTGGACAGAGAAAAGGAACGAGGAAAACAAGATAATAAGTTATATCAAGAAAG AATACAGACCCTAACAAAGCAGTATTCAGATCTGGAGAATGAGTTTCGCATGGCCTTGCAGATTGAAGCTGATAGATTCAGGGAG TTGCAAGAAGCATTTCAACGTGTTACTCATGAATCCGCTTCACAGAAGAAAGCTTTGGGGACAGTTACTGACAAAGAAACAAGAGCATCTAGTATGGTCAATGAATTGACTGCT ATGGTGAAAGAACAGAAGGGTCGTATATCAGAAATCTCCAAGGCTAAACATGAAGCGTATGCAAATGCTAAG GATCGCATTGAAACCCTTGAAAGCCATCTAGATGAAGCCAAAAGAAGACTTGTCCAGATGGATGCCTTGAAACAGGAGAAGTCTCGGCTGGCCTCACAGCTGGTAGCACAAGAGTCTGTCATGGAAGGTCTCAAGGCTGAAAGGAAACTATGGGGTCAGGAACTAGCACAGCAAG GTGCGTCTTTAGCTCAAGATAGAGGGCGCTTAGAGTCAAGAATAGAAGCGCTGAATGCGGAGGTTGTGTCATTGAAGAAGCAGTCTGAACGAGAGAATGACGCATTGAAAATCAAAACCAAGATGGTTGACGATCAGACGGACACAATAAGAAAATTGAAAGAG GGTCTAGTTGAACGGGACAGTGAAGTCAAAGCGGCTCGCGAAGAAGCTCTGCAGGTTCAAAGAGGTCTAGAAGATCAACTGGCCACAGAGCAAGCTACCAATCAAGATCTGAATGAACAGGTAGAGAGGTTGACAGAACGCAAAGAAGAACTGAAACAACAGGTGTCTGATCTACAGGTGGAGCTTGATGAGAGCAAAAGAGCCTATAG AGCCCTTGACAACAAATGGAAAGAAAAAGGAGGGTTGATCGACCAATTAGAAAAGCAAGTGCGGCAGGTGAAACAAACCTTTGATGATAAAGAGAAGAAACTAACAGAGGAACGAGACAAGGCTCTTAAAGCTGAAAG